Proteins encoded in a region of the Brevefilum fermentans genome:
- the oraS gene encoding D-ornithine 4,5-aminomutase subunit OraS, which produces MTDDRIARFEQRREKYKTMSDEALKEHFWDLCNQLVAPIAELARTHTSPSIERAVLLRMGIDSLSAHGVVDRVLQAGLLGKGAGHVLLRVAEKQGCDIREAAAAILEDKDILNNLFEEVTQ; this is translated from the coding sequence ATGACAGATGATCGCATCGCCCGGTTTGAACAACGCCGGGAAAAATACAAAACAATGTCGGATGAAGCGTTAAAAGAACATTTTTGGGACCTTTGCAACCAGCTTGTCGCACCGATAGCCGAGCTGGCTCGTACACATACATCCCCCTCGATCGAGCGCGCTGTGTTGCTGCGTATGGGCATTGACAGCTTGAGCGCGCATGGGGTGGTGGATCGGGTGCTCCAGGCAGGACTGCTGGGCAAGGGCGCCGGGCACGTGCTTTTGCGTGTGGCAGAAAAGCAGGGTTGTGATATTCGAGAAGCTGCTGCCGCCATCCTGGAGGATAAGGATATCCTGAATAATTTGTTTGAGGAGGTGACACAATGA